Genomic DNA from Klebsiella variicola:
CTGCGGGTCGAGCCACAGCATGATCCCTTCCTGCAGCGCGTTATGGTGGTGCAGAACGATGCCCTTTTGCTGCGCCAGCGCGTCGAAGGTGTGGCATTGCTGCGACACTAACTGTGCGACATCGCTCCACTGCGGGGTGATCTGGTATTTTCCCGACTCAATCTTGTCGATATCGAGAATATTACCGATAAGTCCCAGCAGGGTTTGCGCCGTCGACCCCGCCAGCTCGATCGCCTCTTTACGCTGGCCGACGTTCAGCTCCGGTTTCGCCAGCAGCTCCAGAAAGCCGACGATGGCGCTCACCGGCGTGCGCAGCTCGTGGCTCATGCTGGCCAGAAAGCGACTCTTCGCTTTTGTCGCCTGAACGGCTTTATCTTTCTCGTGCTCCAGCGCACAGGAGAGCGCCTCCTTCTGCGCCAGCTCGTCTTCCAGCCGCTGTTGGGAGTCTTTGCGTTTGCGTACTTCCCGGCACAGGGAGAGTCCCCAGCCGAGGCTGATGGCGATCAGCACCAGCGCAAAGGCGATCAGCTGGTAAAACTGGCGGCTGTACTGGCTCCAGTTCTCGATTTGCTGGCTGGATATTTTCGACCACTTCTCGGTCATCTGCAGAATATCCCGTGGTGGAATCGCCTGCAGCGCTTTGCCAAGAATGGCGGCCAGCACCGGTTCATCGCGCGGGATGGCCAGCCGAATGGCGGCGACCGGGAGTCCGTCGATGCGGGTGTAGTGCAGGCCCTGCGGATAGTAGTGATCGATCATATAGCGGGCGGAAAGCTCCGAGGCCACGGCGGCATCCACTTCGCCTTCTTCCACCATCTTCATGGCGATACCAACGTTATCTGTCTCCACCCAGTTGACCTGTGGAAAGCGCGTTTTCAGGTCGTGGGCGGCAATCGGCCCCACCGGCAGGGCGATCCGCGCCGATCGCGTCAGCAGATGCGGGTCGGGCGCGCTGCCGCGAGCAACCAGCACAAAGGCCACGTTAATGAGCGGATCGCTGAGGGTGACGTAGGCCTGCGGCTGCGAATTGAGGGCGGCGGCGGGCATGATCGCCCAGTCCTCTTTTTCCATGCGCTTTGCCAGATCGTGGCGATTGCGCACCAGGATGGGTTCAAACTGTAGTCCGGTCTGCAGTGAGAAAATATTCAGCATATCGGCCATGATGCCGCGCAGCTCATCTTCGTCATCCACCAGGGTAAACGGCGGAAAGTAGGGGTTGACCAGCAGGCGGACGCGACGATGCTTCTGCAGCCAGCGCTGCTCCTCGGCGCTAAAGGGGAGGGGGGTATTGAGAAACGACAGATCGCCGCGGTTGAGCCAGTTTTGCATGATCCGCATCGCGGTATCGCTGTCGATGGCATGAATGAAACGATCGAGGATCTGGTGTAACTCCGGCCGATCGTCGCGGGTGACGAAGCGGTTGTGTTGTTCCTGCTGACGAAAATAGTGCGCAATGACCAACGATTGCGAGAAATACTTCGAGATACAGTGGCCAGTGGTGATGTTGTTGCCAATGAAATACTGATTTTCACCGCTGACCACCGAGGCAAGCGCCTGATAGTCGCTATCGTAAAGGGTGATTTTGGCGTTGGGAAACGCCTGCTGAATAATATCGAAAAAGGCGCATTCGCGGGTGCAGGCCAGCGTAACGCGGCGGTCAGAGGTCAGCGGCGGCAGGGGGGATTTCAGCGAGGTCACCAGCGCCGGCCAGGTTTTAAGCAGCGGCGCGGATTGATCCAGGCCTGCGGCGAGCGCATCCCGGTGAGCTACCTGAGTGAGCAGGGTATCGACCTGCCGGTCGTCCAGGGCGGCCAGCGCCTGCTGCTCGGTGTCATACTGGCGGATAATCACCTTCAGTCCGAGGCTGTGCTTCATCAGTGCCAGATAGTCGGCGTTGATGCCCTGATAACTTTTCTCGTCGCCGTCATAGACGATGGGCGTCATCTCGGGAAGCCAGGTGCCGATGGTCAGTGTCGGTTGCCCGGCCAGCCAGGCTTTCTCCTTAACGCTAAGCGGAATATCGATCGCCGCGATATGAGAATGGCTCTTCAGCTCCAGCTGTTTCATGGCAAACACCGCGGGGGAGAGGCTCAGCATCAGCCCGACAACGACGGATAAAATAAGACGAACCACCATGCCATCACCCTATTTTATTGCGTTGCGCAAAGTCATAAAGCTCAAGCAGGGAGCCGCAGCCTAATTTATCCATCAGACGGACCTTATAGGTACTTACCGTTTTATTGCTGATATTCATTTTGCTGCCGATGGTGGTGTAGTCGACGCCACAGAGGATATAGCGGAAAACCTTCATCTCCTGCGTTGACAGCGTATCCAGCCGGTCCTGATCGGTGATGCCGTGGGTGCAGAAGCGCTCCAGTGAAAAAGGGAAATAGCTGTAGCCATTATTGGCCGCGTCGATCGCGGCGAGGATATTATTCATTCCCTCTTTTTTACTCACAAAACCATTGGCCCCGCAGTCGGCGCTGCGTTTGCCATAGAACCGTTCATTCTTCGCGGAAATGACGATAATTTTTCCCCGGTAGCGGCGTTTGCGCAGCTGCTCCAGAACGTCGATGCCGCTGAGCTCCGGAATATCGACATCGACAATCAGCAGGTCAGGCTGCATGCTTTCTGCGGTCTGCACCGCATGGGCGCCGCTGTCGAGTTCTGCCGCGACGGTAATGCCGTTGGTATCGAGAAGGTTGCGAATGGCGATACGTGCCAATGGATGATCGTCAATGATTATCGCATTCATGGGGGCGTAAATCCTGATATGAAAAAAGAAGGGCGATGCCTGGTGCAGGTGCGGCGGGGATTATTTTTATCGGTGCCGGAATAAGGCGCAATTGTAACACAAATCGTTTTCGGCCGGGAAAATATTGTGGATGAGTGCTTGTTGAATATATTTGCATATCTGGATGACAGCTGTAGGAACAGGCGTTCACTGACTTCAGCGCTGTCTGCTGTTAAAAAAAATGCAAACGATTAATCTGCTCTTTTTAAGGTGAGTAGCCCGGAATTCCCTCCGGCAACAGCTGGCAGGTAAATAATAACAATGGCAAAAGAAAAGCGCGCCCTCTGGCGAAAATGGGGTTGGAAACGTCTGATGGCAGGAATAATCATTCTGGCAATAAGTAGCGTCGCGGCGGGAAAGAATATCGCACCCGATGAGGTACGGACTCGCGATATGATGCGCTGTCAGGATTATCTGCAACTGGACCCGCGCACCTGGACGCCGATGGTGATCTGGTTGATGAACGATCCTTTTTCTCTGCAGCCGCCGGAGTGGACCGACTTTCATGAAGCTGAACTGGTGCTGACGCCGATCCTCACCGAAATCTGCCGCCAGGAGCCAGATGCCTGGCTGACTTCGCTGCGTGAACGGCTCAATTCTTATCAGCAGGTGCGGTCGCTGAATTAAGCGACCGCGGTAAAGCGGCAGGAAAAGTGACTAAGTGTGCAGTCAGCGGCCTTCTCCTGCGCAAAGGCTCAGCAGCGGCCCGCTTTTTTCGACAGGGCGTCGCAGGTTTTGCTCGCTGGCGTCGGGTTGCTGCCGGCACAGATGGCATCCGAGACGGTACTGCCGCCGCCCAGTGGGATCAGCCCGTAAAGTTTCGGCTCGGCGGCTTTTGTCACATAGCATCGATGGCTGGTTTTGCCGATGGTGGCCACAAAATTGGTTTTCACATCCTGCTGCTTCGCATCGGAAATTGTCACCTGTGAAGCATCGACATTAAAAGCAAAGGCGGCGGCCTCTTTCATTTCACTTTCCGTCGCCATTGGCGGTTTAGCTACGCAACCCATTAATAACAGTGCCAGACAGGTACTGATTGATATATCCCGTATTTTCATCATTTCATCCTTTTTGTGAGTCAACGGGTTATATATAAGAGGGGCGAGAGGGGAGTATTGATTTCGATCAGCTGGTGCAGGCTATGGTTATTTTTCAGATATTGACCTGAATTTTAACGAGCCTGGTTGCTGCCGCTGCTGCCGTTTGCTCTCCTGCGTGCCGGCTACCTTCTTTTGCATTCATTTCCCGGCGGCAGAAAAATCTAGTTTTAGCCCAACGCCGACCTCGTTGATTTTGATAAAACGCGCCAGGCTAATCTTAGCCGCAAGATCGGTACAATGGCATGGATAGAGGGAATCTGGGGATAATGCTTTAAGATAATCCCCTGTCTGCGTGAGGCGATCTTCATCGGCATTTTGCAGATGGAATCCGCCAATGACCGACACAATGTGATTCTCTCCGGTAACCTGTTTGGCATATTCGATAATGTTAGCTATTCCCGCGTGAGAACAGCCTGTGACTACCACCAGTCCCTCTTCTGTCTTTATTGCCAACGCAGAATCATCCATAACGTAATCATTAGTGATTTCGCCGTTATCATCCACCGTTTGGCCTACCGGTGTCAGCATCTCGAATTTATTGTCCCTTGGTATTTGACCAAGAAAGATGATGTTTTCAGTGAGTGGATAAGGTTTTTTGCTGCAAATTTTATCGAAGAAGAGATCATTTTGATCGAATCTGTAGTTGATCCCTATAGATTTTGCATCAAAATACTTTGGGTTTAATGCATCTGGATGGCAAACTAAGTTTATCTTTCTCTCAGGCGTGAAATTTAGGCGATCATAATGTTGGGTTAAATGATTGAGGCCCCAGGTATGATCGTTATGCCCATGCGATAAAACGATACTATCGATGGTGGTTAAATCAATTTGCAACGTTTGCGCATTCTGCAAAAAAACATCCGAATATCCGGTATCGAAAAGGATTTTTTGTCCATCATGCTCAATCAGATAGGATACACCAGGCTCACCGACAAGATACCTGTCAATTAATGTATTATTATCAACCAGAACCGTTAATTGCATCAGCAAATCCTCGATGTTGCGCCAACAATATGAAAAGGAAACTCTTTCTATTATGGACCGGTGTTATGCCACATTCATTGCGGATAAGCAATTCACCAACATTTGGCTTGCACGTTAATGCTGGCTAGCCACCTGCAGGAAAAAGAATGGGCACAGCTAAAAAATTCGCAAAGCCTGCTTCTTGCTTGAGTTAGCTATTAATGCAGACGCGGCAACTATCGTGTCAATGGCAGCGGTGGCAGGGCAATCACTGTCTTTCATTCCTGACAACTTAACCTGTCTATGAGTATGCCGGTATTACGCCACGCCCTCGTGGTAGACCGAATGAACGCGACCGTCAGGTCGGGCCGTTCGACATCCACGATCCTGAGGGCTGCAGGGATGGAAATGCGCAATTGCCCGCATCGCTGAACTGACTTGAGAAACGTCGTATCCAGTAGCATTGCTAATGTTGATATATCTTATTTCTATTTGTTATTAATGAATTGTTGACAATATTTAGCTGAACTGATTCAGCTTTATCCCGGCAGGATAAAGTTTTATAAAAATTATGTAGTTAAAATTTAAAGGATTGTAATCAGCTCGCAAGGTAAAAAGATCGTCTGGATTTTATCCGCTATCTTGAAGGGGTTAATAAATCTGCGTTATAAATTGACCGCACTATTTAGAATGAAATGGAAATATCTGAATGCGTTATTCAGATAAATAGTGAAACAAATCTTATTATACTGGTAGCTTCAGGACAGGGTATGTTTATGAAGAATGGAATTATTCTATCAATCGCCGATCGTATCAAAGACGCGCTTCCCATACCAACAGACGAATTCAGGAAAAGGCTTGAAGAGGACTGTTATGTAATATGGAAACTACCGCAATTTTATATCCGGCAAATCACCCAGTCCTCCATCATTCCCGCCTGTACTGATTATATTGAAGCAAAAAATGCAGAGGTACATGGCGCTTATGGTTCTGCCCGCCATTAAAACCAATGGTGAAATCATTCGCAAAGTTCTGTTTGTCACCGTCGGTGCGATGATGGTGACGCTTTCAGTAAAATATTTTACAGGAGTATGAAATGGCAATGGTCAATGAAAATATCGTCATTCGTCTGGCGCAAGACGTAGACATCCCTGAGGTGAAACAATTGCTGGAGCGCTATCACGCTAAAAATCTTGCAGGCGAGCAGCGGGCGAATGGATTTGTCACCACCGATATGACGCAGCAGCAATTAAGCGAACTGAGTTCAGCCGAAAGTGGTGTAGTGATCGCTGTTGATCGTTCATGTAACAAGGTTATTGGCCTGTTGCTCGGCGGATCGTGGGAATTTCTCAGCCCCTGGCCCATGTTTAAATATATGGCAAGTATTCTCAACGAATATCGCTACCAGGGGAAAAAACTGGATGCGGCTAGCTCATATCAGTATGGCCCCATCTGCGTCGCAGAAGAGTATCGTGGTCAGGGCGTGGGCGAGTTGCTGCTTGAGTATCAGCGCAAGGTGTTCGCCCCGCGTTATCCCGTCATCGTTACTTTCGTCAATGTACTGAACCCGCGCTCGTATGCGTTTCATACCCGCAACCAGTTTGAAGACGTCGGTTTCTTTAACTTCAATGGCAATAAGTACCATATGATGGCGTTACCGACCTCCTGAGAGGTGGACTGATACATTGCAGCAGACCCGGCGGGTGTTTTCGGCGCCTGCCGGCATAAGCGCAGGTCCAGGTTAAGCCGGTGATTTGCCGATCGCTGTTCTCTTCAGGGAAGGCTGAAAAGGAAAAGGGCCTACGTTTGCACGTAAACCCTTGATATCTGGTGGCCCCTGTTGGGTTTGAACCAACGACCAAGCGATTATGAGTTATAGGATTAATTTATAACTATTATTCATTTTCGTTGAAAAACAGGTATTTAATCGTATGCATGCTCCACCGTAATGCACTAATATTACCCAATATTACCTATCTGAAATATCCCCGGCATATCCCCGGGATTGCGAGAGGGAAGATTGGAAACCATCAAATTCACCAAAGCTGCCATCATTGCGATCGCTTCTGAGTCAGGGAAAAGGCTTGAGTTCGCTGACAGCGTTTTGCCTGGTCTACGCCTGCGAGTTACCCCTACAGGGTCGAAATCATTCTGTGTTACCCGGTACCGGGAAGGAAAATTCATCCGTGTCACTCTGGGTAAGTTTCCTGATCTCACTGTAGACCAGGCCCGTGACATGGCCTCACGCATACTCGGTGAGGTGGCGACAACCCGCAGGAATCCAAATGACCAGCGGCGGGAAGATAAAAACAAATCCATTACTCTGGCTGACGCGCTAGCGGAGTACATCAAATCCCGCGCTGGGCGTATCAAGCCGACAACTATAGAGCAGTATAAGGGCGTGCTGACTAACTTCTCTGGAGACTGGCTTAAAACACCGCTGGCGGCCATTGACCGTGAGAGAGTTGAAGTTAGGCATAAAGCCATTACTGATGGCGGTATATGGTTTGGCGATAAACCGCAGCGTGCTGGAGTAGCAGCGGGCAGTAAAGCCCAGGCTGATTTATGGGCGCGGGTTTTGCGTGCGGTCTACCGGTATTCGCATGATCAATATCGCGACAACGATGGCAACCGTCTGTTGCCTGATCCGCCCACGATGGTACTGAGCGCCAAACGAAAATGGCACGGCACAGCGCGTAAAACCTCCCGTATCCGCAATAATGAGCTTTCCCGTTGGCTGGCCTCTGTTGATGCCGTTCGGCAACATGGAGCCAGTATCAGGGATGATTTTGCCGTATCGGTCTGCGATGCGCTGGATGTGGCTTTATTTACGGGCTTGCGCCGTGCGGAGGTGTTCGGGCTGGAATGGTCCAGGGTAAATATGTCCGGCCGTTACTTCTGGATTGACCAGACGAAGAACGGAGACCCGCTTGAACTTCCGATTACCGATACACTGTTGGCTATCTTCCAACGCCGAAAAGAATTACGTCGTGATAATAACCCGTATGTATTTCCGGCGGAGAAAGGCGGAATAATTACGGATCCCCGAAGGGTGATAGGCCAGATAAGCGAAGCTACCACGCAGTGCGGTACAGAGAGCGCCATCGGTTTTACCTGCCATGATGCTAGGCGTACTTTCGGCAGTGTGGCGGAGTTGGTGGGCGTTGGTCCATATATCCTTAAGCGTTTGATGAATCATAAAACTATGCGTAGCGCTGACGTCACGCAGGGCTATTTGCATTTTTCAGCAGACGAGCTGCAGAAGCCAGCCCAAAAAATAGAACACGCCATACTGGATCACGCCGGTCTGGTGGAGCAATCAGGTGGCCTTGATGCACAGCTCCTTGCCGTGATGGGAACGATGAGTGATGAAGAAAAGCGCGAAATGTTGTTTTTAATATTAAATTCAGGAATCAAGGAGAATAAGGCATGAGTGAAAATAAGCTTCCTGACCGACTTTATTACCCTTTACCCGAAGCTGCTGAATTTTTGGGATGCTCTGTAAGGGATGTTTACCATTACTGCGCAACGGGAATGATAGCTTTGACAGTATATCTCAGAGATATTTATGCTGAGGATGTTGGATTAATGACTTTAGATTTAGGTGGTGAATTATTAACGCCTGATGATATTGATGCCGGCACAAACCTTATGAATGAGATTTCCCTGATCTCAGGTATTCATTATGAAACAGAAGATGAGTTGAAATTTATAAGGGCTAATTATATAGATGGTTTTTTTTATGTAGGCAGTACCGATTGTTTTTTACTTGAGTTCTCGAACGATAGCTTTATAACTCTGTCTGGAGTTACAAGCCACCCATTTAAAAGTGCTGATGATGGTGTTTATGCTTTCTTTCATAAAGGGCTTAACGTTCCAAGGGAGCGATTATGTATTCTGGGGAGTGATATTGTTAAAGTTATTGAAGTGAATGAGATTAGTGTTGATAAAAAAGAACACCCTAAAAGGGCAAATAAGAAAGGTGAAATAATTCCTGCATTATTGAAGATGATTCCGGAATTTGGTGATGTTAATTTGGAAAGTGAAAGTATAAGCAAAATAGCTTCAATTTTAGAAGCAATTGCAGCAGCTAAAGGAATTGAGTTGAATCTTCCAGATAAAAATACTTGGGCTCGTTACTTGGGGAGAAAGTGAATTCACTTCTTACCTAAGTGAATTCACCCAAAATCTAGCCCGAGATACCAATAATCCTCACCGTTGTTACCCATTAACCACGGTGAGGCATCATGACTACCAATACCATGCAAGACAAAAAACTTACCCGCCCGGAAGCCGCCGCATACATTGGGGTGGCTCCGCGCACTATGGCGAACTGGCACAGTACAGGCCGGGTAAAAATCCCCTTCTACAAAGTAGGCCGTAAAAAAACTATCTACCTGCAATCAGATCTTGATACGTATCTGGCATCGGTTCGCCAGTCTGCGTAATGGGGTGGGATATGGCACAAAGAAAAGCTCTTCGTATCCGCAACTCCACTCTGAAGAAAGGCAAAACTCTAGCATCAACATGGGCACCAGAGACGAGTTTCACTCCCGCTGCTGTACCTAACGTCAATAACCCATATAGCCGTAAATCGGCCTAACAGAAGACCAATGCAACCACACGCAACTTCGTCTGATCAGCGAAAATAAATTTTGTTGCGTGTCGTTGAAGTAAAAATATTGCAGCATACCTAACGCTGTCGCGGCGGCTCTGAATAACAACTTTTGGAGCGATAGAAAATGACTAAGAAAAAACTAACTGCCTTAACTGGCAGCGGCCAGACTCACCCTGAAGCCAGCAAGAAGGATAATTCCGGCAATAACTTTGCGGCGCGAATCCCTGTAACGCTTAGCAATATTGGCGGGAAAGAAATTCAGTCAGTTCGTGGGCGAAAACTTCACTCTTTTTTGGCGGTAGGCCGAGATTTCACCACCTGGATCAAAGCCCGCATTACCCAATACGGATTTGTTGAAGGCGTCGATTATGTGATTGTCGAAGATTTGACCTCCCCGAAACGGGGGAGCTCAAAATCTCGTCAACGCATTGAGCACGATTACATTCTCTCTCTGAATATGGGTAAAGAGCTTTCGATGGTTGAGCGCAACGAGCAAGGCAAGATGGCTCGTCAGTACTTCATCGACTGCGAAGAACGCCTGCGCCGGGTCGCCCCTGAAGAACATGAGGCGGCGTTGCTGACATGGCGTAAAAATCGTGTAGCAGCTTGCGAAGATCACAAAAGCATGGCCGAGGCGATGAAGGGCTATATCGAACGCACTGGAGATAAGCAGCACGGGTTTGCCTACAGCAATGAATGCACCTTCCTCAATAGCCTTGCGCTGGGTATGCACCCGCGAGCATGGGCGAAGCAGAAAGAAATCCCGGTAAAGCAGGTGCGCGACCACATGAACACTGAACAACTGGCGCTGCTGGCCTATCTGGAAAGCCGTAACTGCGCTCTGCTGGATCTGGATACCAGTACGTCAACCCGCAAGACGAAACTCACTGAACTGGCGCAACGTTGGCTGGTTAAAAGAGTGGGAGGAACAGCATGATCGCGGATAAAACAAAGGCAGCTTTGCAGAGCTGCCAATGTCACTACCAAATACCCAAGCAGAGCCAGCATACCAGGGTTGGCGCTGGTGGTCAAAGTCTGAACAGAGTGCAAATTTGCATTCTGGTAGATTTCTCATTGTTTTTATGGCAAAGCGTAAAATGGCGCTTTGTGCCTAAGTCATTGATTATTCCACCAGTCCTCACTTTGAGGACTGGTGTGGGTTGTCAAATAATGAGCCGACTCAATATTGAGCCCGCTGATTTTATTCAGCTTTTACGGCAAAGCCCAAAAGTGAGCTTTGCGTATAACTCATTGACTCCATTATTCTTCCTCACTTTGGGGAAAAAGGGCGGGAAATCAAACCCTACCCTGTGCTTTCTGTTTCTTCAGACTGATTACCGAGTTAGCCATATAAGGGCTTTAACAATCCAGTATGTGGAATACGCAGTTGCAACTAAAAAAACAACAGCGATTGCGTCTCGCCATTTACCCCGTTCCGTATCAGGCATAAATCATTCCTCTGGATCTGCCTTAGCTTTTTTGCGCTGGTCTTCCTTGAGCTTTTTGAGAAATGATTCCAGCGGGAATTGCATTGACTTAGCTTTTGGTTCTGCTTCGACGGGTTGCGAATTCTTCTGCTCTTTTGTCATGTGTCAGCCCTTAGGCTCAATGCCGCGCTGCTGTAGTTCTTTGCGGATGATGCGCTTGATCCAAGCAGCCAGTGATTCGTCGCCATCCTGTTGTTGTGCTTGTTCCATTAGCTCACGTAGCTCGGGATCTAATCTGAACTGGAATGGAGGATTACCACGTCTTTCATTTTTGTGTGTTGACACGTTAATTACACCCGATGTAATGTGTTTATGTGTAATGACACATTACATACAAGAAAGACAAATAGCAACGCCCCGGAGTGCGGGAACACTACCGAGGCGTCTAACCAAACCGTTATACGAGGTAACAGTTATGGCTGGATCACAGCATACCCAAACTCACCCTGAATTTACATGGCGTTTTCTCTCCACTTCCGAGCGAAACCCTACTGCAAAGCCGTTGGTTATTTACGTCAACGCATCCAGTGAGCAGGAAGCCCGCGACACCATGCCTGGCGTAACCCTCATTTTTGCCGCCCGCCTTCCATTTCATGCCTTTCAGGTTATGGAGGTGGCAGTATGAATATTGCTCAAAGAGATCGAATCCTGGAACGTGTAACTCAGGTCATTGGGCGTACAGAGAGTATTGTGCCTAATACTCCAGAAAGTAATTCACACGATCGTTTATTGCGGATAAGCGCAGGTCTCTTGCATCTGTTAAATGAGGTCCTTCCTGGCATTGCCAATACGACTGAACGCGACGAAATAGACGAAATAGCAGTGTGGGTAGATGCCATGTATTCCATCACGATGATAGAAGCGTTAGATGCAAAATCACTGCGTCCCACAACCGTACTAGGCTTGCGCAATGAAGTACCTGTGCCGACTGGTGGTGATGCCGCAACCACGGTGCGTTATGCGGCAGAGCTACAGGAATTGTGGGAGCTTCATCTTGATGCTCGCTTGCGGGCTGCCAACCCTAAAGCTGGCGCCAGATTATGGACGTTAATCAGCGAACTTAACTACGCAGCTCAGCGTACGGAAAGCAGATATAACCGCCTGCTGTTAAAGCTGGAGGCTATGGCGAATA
This window encodes:
- a CDS encoding antA/AntB antirepressor family protein; the protein is MTKKKLTALTGSGQTHPEASKKDNSGNNFAARIPVTLSNIGGKEIQSVRGRKLHSFLAVGRDFTTWIKARITQYGFVEGVDYVIVEDLTSPKRGSSKSRQRIEHDYILSLNMGKELSMVERNEQGKMARQYFIDCEERLRRVAPEEHEAALLTWRKNRVAACEDHKSMAEAMKGYIERTGDKQHGFAYSNECTFLNSLALGMHPRAWAKQKEIPVKQVRDHMNTEQLALLAYLESRNCALLDLDTSTSTRKTKLTELAQRWLVKRVGGTA
- a CDS encoding ATP-binding protein, which encodes MVVRLILSVVVGLMLSLSPAVFAMKQLELKSHSHIAAIDIPLSVKEKAWLAGQPTLTIGTWLPEMTPIVYDGDEKSYQGINADYLALMKHSLGLKVIIRQYDTEQQALAALDDRQVDTLLTQVAHRDALAAGLDQSAPLLKTWPALVTSLKSPLPPLTSDRRVTLACTRECAFFDIIQQAFPNAKITLYDSDYQALASVVSGENQYFIGNNITTGHCISKYFSQSLVIAHYFRQQEQHNRFVTRDDRPELHQILDRFIHAIDSDTAMRIMQNWLNRGDLSFLNTPLPFSAEEQRWLQKHRRVRLLVNPYFPPFTLVDDEDELRGIMADMLNIFSLQTGLQFEPILVRNRHDLAKRMEKEDWAIMPAAALNSQPQAYVTLSDPLINVAFVLVARGSAPDPHLLTRSARIALPVGPIAAHDLKTRFPQVNWVETDNVGIAMKMVEEGEVDAAVASELSARYMIDHYYPQGLHYTRIDGLPVAAIRLAIPRDEPVLAAILGKALQAIPPRDILQMTEKWSKISSQQIENWSQYSRQFYQLIAFALVLIAISLGWGLSLCREVRKRKDSQQRLEDELAQKEALSCALEHEKDKAVQATKAKSRFLASMSHELRTPVSAIVGFLELLAKPELNVGQRKEAIELAGSTAQTLLGLIGNILDIDKIESGKYQITPQWSDVAQLVSQQCHTFDALAQQKGIVLHHHNALQEGIMLWLDPQALRQILNNLIGNALKFTAEGAIQVSCRLVQADETQGELTLTVSDSGCGISEAEQATLFHRYAQARQGRQQTGSGLGLVICKELVALMQGRLEMVSHPGVGTTFTITLPVKASHCALHAPQALPTRPQALPGLAILIADDHPTNRLLLKRQLSTIGYSVDEACDGEEAENKLASKHYDLLITDLNMPRKDGLALAASLRRRYPGLVIWGVTASALPQSREACLASGMNMCLFKPVSVQTLSHELSRLAEGRASPNVTQHLKLNVLTENTGGDQALMTEILETFRDASATDLQAAGQAIVRHEPQTFLRALHRLHGSAQILGITALQQLCAPFEAKRPDSLTPASCLEVVQHITGVMREIDGEINALIGR
- a CDS encoding MBL fold metallo-hydrolase encodes the protein MQLTVLVDNNTLIDRYLVGEPGVSYLIEHDGQKILFDTGYSDVFLQNAQTLQIDLTTIDSIVLSHGHNDHTWGLNHLTQHYDRLNFTPERKINLVCHPDALNPKYFDAKSIGINYRFDQNDLFFDKICSKKPYPLTENIIFLGQIPRDNKFEMLTPVGQTVDDNGEITNDYVMDDSALAIKTEEGLVVVTGCSHAGIANIIEYAKQVTGENHIVSVIGGFHLQNADEDRLTQTGDYLKALSPDSLYPCHCTDLAAKISLARFIKINEVGVGLKLDFSAAGK
- a CDS encoding host cell division inhibitor Icd-like protein, which codes for MAGSQHTQTHPEFTWRFLSTSERNPTAKPLVIYVNASSEQEARDTMPGVTLIFAARLPFHAFQVMEVAV
- a CDS encoding HdeA/HdeB family chaperone, which produces MAKEKRALWRKWGWKRLMAGIIILAISSVAAGKNIAPDEVRTRDMMRCQDYLQLDPRTWTPMVIWLMNDPFSLQPPEWTDFHEAELVLTPILTEICRQEPDAWLTSLRERLNSYQQVRSLN
- a CDS encoding helix-turn-helix domain-containing protein encodes the protein MTTNTMQDKKLTRPEAAAYIGVAPRTMANWHSTGRVKIPFYKVGRKKTIYLQSDLDTYLASVRQSA
- a CDS encoding GNAT family N-acetyltransferase, giving the protein MAMVNENIVIRLAQDVDIPEVKQLLERYHAKNLAGEQRANGFVTTDMTQQQLSELSSAESGVVIAVDRSCNKVIGLLLGGSWEFLSPWPMFKYMASILNEYRYQGKKLDAASSYQYGPICVAEEYRGQGVGELLLEYQRKVFAPRYPVIVTFVNVLNPRSYAFHTRNQFEDVGFFNFNGNKYHMMALPTS
- the evgA gene encoding acid-sensing system DNA-binding response regulator EvgA yields the protein MNAIIIDDHPLARIAIRNLLDTNGITVAAELDSGAHAVQTAESMQPDLLIVDVDIPELSGIDVLEQLRKRRYRGKIIVISAKNERFYGKRSADCGANGFVSKKEGMNNILAAIDAANNGYSYFPFSLERFCTHGITDQDRLDTLSTQEMKVFRYILCGVDYTTIGSKMNISNKTVSTYKVRLMDKLGCGSLLELYDFAQRNKIG
- a CDS encoding site-specific integrase, encoding METIKFTKAAIIAIASESGKRLEFADSVLPGLRLRVTPTGSKSFCVTRYREGKFIRVTLGKFPDLTVDQARDMASRILGEVATTRRNPNDQRREDKNKSITLADALAEYIKSRAGRIKPTTIEQYKGVLTNFSGDWLKTPLAAIDRERVEVRHKAITDGGIWFGDKPQRAGVAAGSKAQADLWARVLRAVYRYSHDQYRDNDGNRLLPDPPTMVLSAKRKWHGTARKTSRIRNNELSRWLASVDAVRQHGASIRDDFAVSVCDALDVALFTGLRRAEVFGLEWSRVNMSGRYFWIDQTKNGDPLELPITDTLLAIFQRRKELRRDNNPYVFPAEKGGIITDPRRVIGQISEATTQCGTESAIGFTCHDARRTFGSVAELVGVGPYILKRLMNHKTMRSADVTQGYLHFSADELQKPAQKIEHAILDHAGLVEQSGGLDAQLLAVMGTMSDEEKREMLFLILNSGIKENKA